From Lawsonia intracellularis PHE/MN1-00, the proteins below share one genomic window:
- a CDS encoding LTA synthase family protein, with amino-acid sequence MKYIRCIYLGLLFFIYESINQIVRVVLLIHVGTSAIDSFYSIPLILSVGFINDVFPFILITLPLAICVLLTGSRVVGKITQQILFFVFSLYTAVFLFTGAAEYLFWDELHCRFNFIAIDYLIYTTEVVKNIIESYPIIPILIGILLCSLGVSWILLRPIAKKINNIPVPSVRWFFSVWIILASITTIYSPPTFSNNALSQELSKNGIWSLFSAFRNNQLDYRQFYPVIDKKLAFELLHHELIEPNSVFFNDNSMEWRRYIHSNSPEKHLNVITIVVESLGSVSLGDRTPHLNDLSKKCLYFTNMKATGTRTVRGLEAIILSLPPTPGASIVRRPNNHNLFNTGTLFRQRGYDTVFIYGGYGYFDNMNEFFSGNGFRIIDRSTIPDEYKTFTNAWGICDEDLFDAVIREADIAYTSNKPFYHVALTTSNHRPFTYPDGRVDVPSGTSRTGAIKYTDYAIHRFLKEAKKKPWFSDTIFIIVADHTAGSAGKTVLPPDNYDIPCFIYSPAHIKSQKIDTLCCQLDIAPTLFSLLNWNYSSSFFGKNILTLSKNDGRAWIGTYQLLGYLTEKELVILEPLKNPIIESFLSSYTTATNKSNSILIQQAIAVYQTAQELFTQGKLKENMLSTPDEIILSTSQ; translated from the coding sequence ATGAAATATATTCGCTGTATTTATCTTGGACTATTATTTTTTATTTATGAAAGTATTAATCAAATTGTAAGAGTTGTATTACTTATTCATGTAGGAACTAGTGCTATAGACTCATTTTATTCAATTCCGTTGATACTTAGTGTAGGCTTTATTAATGATGTTTTTCCTTTTATCCTTATAACCCTTCCATTAGCAATATGTGTACTATTAACTGGTTCACGTGTAGTTGGAAAAATTACTCAACAAATTTTATTTTTTGTATTTAGTCTCTATACGGCTGTTTTTCTATTTACAGGTGCTGCTGAATATTTATTTTGGGATGAATTGCATTGTCGATTTAACTTTATAGCTATTGATTATCTTATATACACAACTGAAGTTGTAAAAAATATTATAGAGTCATATCCTATTATCCCTATTTTAATAGGTATCCTTTTATGCTCTCTTGGTGTGTCTTGGATACTACTTAGGCCTATTGCAAAAAAAATTAATAATATACCAGTGCCTAGTGTACGATGGTTTTTTAGTGTTTGGATCATTCTTGCATCTATAACCACTATATATTCACCTCCTACTTTTTCTAATAATGCCTTAAGTCAAGAACTTTCTAAAAATGGTATATGGTCACTATTTTCAGCATTTAGAAATAATCAATTGGATTACAGACAATTTTATCCTGTAATTGATAAAAAATTAGCTTTTGAACTCCTACATCACGAGTTAATAGAACCAAATAGTGTATTTTTCAATGACAACTCTATGGAGTGGAGAAGATACATACACTCTAATAGTCCAGAAAAACATTTAAATGTTATTACTATTGTAGTGGAAAGCTTAGGGAGTGTCTCTTTAGGAGACCGTACACCACACTTAAATGATCTTAGTAAAAAATGTCTTTATTTCACAAATATGAAAGCTACAGGAACTCGTACTGTACGAGGTCTTGAAGCAATTATCTTAAGTCTACCCCCCACACCAGGTGCATCTATTGTTCGTAGACCAAATAATCATAACCTCTTTAATACAGGAACACTTTTCCGACAAAGAGGATATGATACTGTTTTTATCTATGGTGGGTATGGTTATTTTGATAACATGAATGAATTTTTTTCAGGAAATGGTTTTCGTATTATAGATCGATCAACCATTCCAGATGAGTATAAAACGTTTACAAATGCCTGGGGGATATGTGATGAAGATTTATTTGATGCAGTCATTCGTGAAGCCGATATAGCATATACCTCTAATAAACCATTCTACCATGTTGCGCTTACAACCTCTAACCATCGTCCATTTACCTATCCAGATGGTCGAGTTGACGTCCCTTCTGGAACTAGCCGAACTGGTGCAATCAAATATACAGACTATGCTATTCATCGCTTTTTAAAAGAAGCTAAAAAAAAACCTTGGTTCTCTGATACAATATTTATAATTGTTGCTGACCATACAGCTGGTAGTGCAGGGAAAACAGTTCTTCCCCCAGATAATTATGATATTCCATGCTTTATATATAGTCCTGCACATATAAAAAGCCAAAAAATAGACACATTATGTTGTCAATTAGATATTGCACCTACTCTTTTTTCACTATTGAACTGGAATTATAGTTCTAGTTTTTTTGGAAAGAATATCTTAACTCTTTCTAAAAATGATGGTAGAGCTTGGATTGGAACATATCAATTATTAGGGTATCTAACTGAAAAAGAACTAGTAATATTAGAACCATTAAAAAATCCAATAATAGAATCTTTTTTATCATCTTATACAACTGCTACAAATAAATCTAATTCAATATTAATCCAACAAGCAATTGCTGTATATCAAACAGCACAAGAGCTCTTTACCCAGGGTAAACTTAAAGAAAATATGCTATCTACTCCTGATGAAATCATACTTTCAACCTCTCAATAA
- a CDS encoding AsmA-like C-terminal region-containing protein: protein MRSFLISIVTLFLLGIIVFFGITFYFIKQHPQYITNKILSTISKQLKDTSISANSIGFHIVPFPKLYLTNVILQTQKGDTIHIKECLITPKITNILSGNISIYSIEVIQPIASIILQNEQKKNSKTTGYAIPKQVSHLLQLITDSKLFIENGSITFQNNDYCFKIIGINGKIGVSKTLTSSLKLTADEIIWEIMNTVSNNSSTAQKSIEKVQLHIEDMPYKINTALLHDTSPLYDLFTNTKKTTFKVSGAIPTTNTANNITFDFTTKLEKDNSDKLTMHGQLHIEGTLPNGNTSIPILLSVPFTTTSSEDMTHFPPLLIKNSKLLFDKTHIDLHGTIKNYDTLSNLFFDGTMDVKNFSFPYWFTFARQLPNGIQHALNQLSGEIKFTLSPQQVNAQKIIIHSLDTTFQGNGTVNNFLSPTITLSLATKQFNLNTLLPELKGKKSSQLSYPKETFLTILSNLHNNNNNNNIKKTINYDITIQADHVTCWKFDGYQFICNIQPKPQGTQIHTNCKNFYDGSLSSSLLLSNRHTIQLAIENIQLSDITNIITKEYELKGKASGTSRVNGHGDTLASFLSSLKGTIDLYVTDGLVKKTASEAIPFSMLHLTCDSIGQPSKGNKSSTIPYKGKWSAEISSARWNGSITMDGLIQFSTTDWLSIKAENIPSKVVCSVSGVQAVAYGGISFDIDNSFLSFSNFQGEIHPKTALSGTIKTSSSTSNTRQWEGSLTVMTQNLRNLLSKLGYEPKNISPTMLQYCKLQGDIFISPATIRLTNIQGILDNTLIKFSLNGLQTNPPSWTGDIQLSSLNLDKYLLSINQNKLKKSQELWPIELLNKVNIQSTLTLAELIYRKVPYTNVVVPISLNQGTLSITPITASLCDGKTEASFKACPLSTNGNSAQIDFHYISKGVDMIKLSKKRQQEYLISGLGTFVINIQSIAKSSIDFLKNLQGKWRIFIQNGYFKRNTTTTQQNFSNIGATGNIINGIITNNNFAITGPGMVITGSGKIDLPEWNLDYLITIDMEGFPIAIPIKYTGSIDNPKRTINAAKLILSTIGSLGRDTIGLIQDIFSAPLKLLLP, encoded by the coding sequence ATGAGATCTTTTCTCATTAGTATAGTTACTCTCTTTCTATTAGGAATTATAGTATTTTTTGGTATTACATTCTACTTTATCAAACAACATCCACAATATATTACAAATAAAATACTTTCTACTATTTCAAAACAATTAAAGGATACTTCTATTTCTGCTAATTCTATTGGGTTTCATATTGTACCTTTTCCTAAGCTTTACTTAACAAATGTTATACTTCAAACACAAAAAGGTGATACAATTCATATTAAAGAATGCTTGATTACTCCAAAAATCACCAACATATTATCAGGAAACATTTCTATATATTCTATTGAGGTAATCCAACCAATAGCCTCCATTATTCTTCAAAATGAACAAAAAAAAAATAGTAAAACCACAGGATATGCTATACCAAAACAAGTTTCGCATCTTCTCCAATTAATTACAGATAGTAAACTTTTTATTGAAAATGGTAGTATTACCTTTCAAAATAATGACTATTGTTTTAAGATAATAGGTATTAATGGTAAAATTGGTGTTTCTAAGACACTTACAAGCTCATTAAAGCTCACTGCAGATGAAATAATCTGGGAAATAATGAATACTGTAAGTAATAATTCTAGCACTGCACAAAAAAGTATTGAAAAAGTACAGCTCCACATAGAGGATATGCCGTATAAAATAAATACAGCATTACTTCATGATACTTCTCCTTTATACGATTTATTTACAAATACTAAAAAAACTACATTTAAGGTTTCAGGGGCTATACCTACAACCAATACAGCTAATAACATTACATTCGACTTCACGACAAAACTAGAAAAAGATAACTCTGATAAACTTACAATGCATGGGCAGTTACATATTGAAGGAACACTCCCTAATGGTAATACATCCATTCCTATACTATTATCTGTTCCGTTTACAACAACATCTTCTGAGGACATGACACACTTTCCTCCACTGCTGATAAAAAACTCAAAACTACTTTTTGATAAAACTCATATAGATCTTCATGGAACAATAAAAAATTATGATACACTATCAAATCTCTTTTTTGATGGAACAATGGATGTAAAAAATTTTAGTTTTCCCTATTGGTTTACTTTTGCAAGGCAACTACCAAATGGTATTCAACATGCTCTTAATCAATTATCTGGAGAAATAAAATTTACATTATCTCCTCAACAAGTTAATGCCCAAAAAATAATCATTCATTCTTTAGATACTACATTTCAAGGGAATGGAACTGTCAATAATTTTTTATCCCCAACGATTACATTATCCCTTGCCACAAAACAGTTCAACCTTAATACACTTCTTCCAGAACTAAAGGGTAAAAAATCTTCACAACTATCCTATCCTAAAGAAACGTTTTTAACTATCTTAAGTAATCTCCATAATAATAATAATAATAATAATATAAAAAAAACAATCAACTATGACATTACTATTCAGGCTGATCATGTAACATGTTGGAAATTTGATGGATATCAGTTTATATGTAACATACAACCTAAACCTCAGGGTACTCAGATTCATACTAACTGTAAAAATTTTTATGATGGCAGTTTATCTTCCTCACTTTTACTATCTAATAGGCACACAATACAATTAGCTATAGAAAATATTCAACTGTCTGATATAACAAATATTATTACAAAAGAATATGAACTAAAAGGTAAAGCTTCTGGCACAAGTCGTGTTAATGGACATGGTGATACTTTAGCATCATTTCTTTCAAGTCTAAAAGGTACAATTGATTTATATGTAACTGATGGATTAGTAAAAAAAACAGCGTCTGAAGCTATTCCTTTTTCTATGCTTCATCTAACATGTGACAGTATTGGTCAACCATCAAAGGGAAATAAATCCTCTACAATTCCATATAAAGGGAAGTGGAGTGCAGAGATATCATCAGCAAGATGGAATGGCTCAATTACAATGGATGGGTTAATACAATTTTCAACCACTGACTGGCTTTCTATTAAAGCAGAAAACATACCATCAAAAGTTGTATGTTCTGTATCTGGCGTACAAGCTGTGGCTTATGGAGGAATATCTTTTGACATAGATAATAGTTTTCTTAGCTTCTCTAATTTTCAAGGTGAAATACATCCTAAAACAGCCCTATCTGGAACAATCAAAACTAGTTCTAGTACAAGTAACACAAGACAATGGGAGGGTTCTCTCACTGTCATGACACAAAATCTTAGAAATTTATTAAGTAAACTTGGTTATGAACCAAAAAATATTTCTCCAACTATGTTGCAATATTGTAAATTGCAAGGAGATATCTTTATTTCTCCTGCAACAATTCGCCTTACAAATATACAGGGAATATTAGATAATACACTGATTAAATTTTCTCTCAATGGATTACAGACAAACCCTCCAAGTTGGACAGGAGATATCCAACTAAGTTCATTAAACTTAGATAAATATTTACTATCAATTAACCAAAATAAACTGAAAAAATCACAGGAACTCTGGCCGATAGAATTGCTGAATAAAGTAAATATTCAATCTACACTGACTCTAGCTGAGCTTATCTATAGAAAAGTTCCATATACTAATGTAGTAGTACCCATTAGTCTTAATCAAGGAACATTATCTATCACTCCAATTACAGCATCACTATGTGATGGAAAAACAGAAGCAAGCTTTAAGGCTTGCCCTCTTTCAACTAATGGCAATAGTGCACAGATAGATTTTCATTATATTTCAAAAGGTGTGGATATGATTAAACTAAGTAAAAAACGTCAACAAGAATATCTTATTTCAGGCCTTGGTACATTTGTTATTAATATACAGTCAATAGCAAAATCATCTATAGATTTCCTTAAAAATCTTCAAGGGAAATGGCGTATTTTTATCCAGAATGGCTATTTCAAAAGAAACACCACTACTACTCAACAAAATTTTAGTAACATTGGTGCAACAGGAAATATTATAAATGGTATTATTACAAATAATAATTTTGCAATAACAGGGCCTGGAATGGTAATAACAGGGAGTGGAAAAATTGATCTTCCTGAATGGAATCTTGACTACCTCATCACTATAGATATGGAAGGATTTCCTATAGCTATCCCCATAAAATATACAGGAAGTATAGATAACCCAAAAAGAACAATTAATGCGGCCAAGTTAATTCTTAGTACTATAGGTTCTCTTGGGAGAGATACTATAGGATTAATACAAGATATTTTTTCAGCTCCACTGAAGTTACTTCTTCCCTAA
- the yajC gene encoding preprotein translocase subunit YajC, giving the protein MISIAHAFGTPDPSSGEPSNVFMQFIPLIIMLAIFYFLLIRPQQKRTKQHKAMLQALKKGDHILSTGGLIGRIVDIDGDTITTDLGHTTVQINRAYVVGLVDQKGSLTKEEK; this is encoded by the coding sequence ATGATTTCTATTGCTCATGCTTTTGGAACTCCTGATCCTTCTTCAGGGGAACCTAGTAATGTATTTATGCAGTTTATTCCTCTTATTATAATGTTAGCTATTTTTTACTTTTTACTTATCCGTCCTCAACAAAAACGTACAAAACAACATAAGGCAATGCTACAAGCCTTAAAAAAAGGGGATCATATATTATCTACAGGTGGACTTATTGGACGGATTGTTGATATTGATGGTGATACTATTACAACAGATCTTGGTCATACAACCGTACAAATTAACCGTGCATATGTTGTTGGACTAGTAGATCAAAAAGGTTCTTTAACTAAAGAAGAAAAATAA
- a CDS encoding type III secretion system chaperone — translation MVSTDVIDALGHLLNIPGLSFNEDLLCLLSVNNDNVDVTIETNESGDLLYVCAHLGTMPDDDNAAAAIALLFAQANAVLTAMNKGVLVLDYNGQGLMLVKLYEMKHWELEDCLESILQLFNDAGEWKNRLYLPDFGLGGMDFDLDTSSSGSDQFMRV, via the coding sequence ATGGTTTCAACAGATGTTATCGATGCATTGGGTCATCTATTGAATATTCCTGGTCTATCCTTCAACGAAGATTTATTATGTTTGCTTTCTGTAAATAACGATAACGTTGATGTAACTATTGAAACCAATGAATCAGGAGACTTATTATATGTATGTGCTCACTTAGGCACTATGCCAGATGATGATAATGCAGCAGCAGCTATAGCTCTTCTCTTTGCACAAGCAAATGCAGTGTTAACAGCAATGAATAAAGGTGTCCTTGTGCTTGACTATAATGGTCAAGGTTTAATGCTTGTAAAGTTATATGAAATGAAGCACTGGGAACTTGAAGATTGTTTAGAGTCTATTCTTCAACTTTTTAACGATGCAGGTGAATGGAAAAATCGTCTATACTTACCTGATTTTGGTCTAGGTGGAATGGATTTTGACTTAGATACTAGTTCAAGTGGTTCAGATCAATTTATGAGGGTATAG
- the secF gene encoding protein translocase subunit SecF encodes MTIELFQRQTHINFVAKRHLAYIISIIFILIGIRTIIVNGGVRYGVDFAGGIAVQLQFSQPIEDEHIKEALTKLNLPGLTIQQFGEDNKAYLVRFSSSEFNSMTIKSDISTILHTYSPSNPVTIQRLEVVGPKVGADLRNSALEAIFYAILLITIYISGRFEHRWIIAAGITGVLAAAMYCMNLFDFSMVTKVVIALILTILLCWKLKLNFALGAIVGLLHDVLITVGLLTLMGKEFDLNVIAALLTLVGYSLNDTIIVYDRIRENLQEQKQKNYLPLSNIINLSINQTLGRTIMTSFTTFVTAFSLFILGGTVIHDFALTMIIGIIIGTFSSIFVASPILLIFGDTQQYIQHTTTPIYTRPGENGIV; translated from the coding sequence ATGACTATTGAACTCTTTCAAAGACAAACACATATTAATTTTGTTGCAAAGCGGCATCTTGCCTATATTATTTCTATTATATTTATTTTGATAGGAATCAGAACCATTATTGTAAATGGAGGAGTACGTTATGGTGTAGACTTTGCGGGAGGTATAGCTGTCCAACTCCAATTTTCACAACCTATAGAAGATGAACATATAAAAGAAGCACTGACAAAACTTAACCTTCCAGGCCTTACAATACAACAATTTGGAGAAGATAATAAAGCATATCTTGTAAGATTTTCATCTTCTGAATTTAACAGTATGACTATTAAATCTGATATAAGTACAATATTACATACATATTCTCCTAGTAATCCAGTTACGATTCAACGACTGGAAGTAGTTGGGCCAAAAGTTGGTGCTGATTTACGGAATTCAGCATTAGAAGCTATATTTTATGCTATCCTTCTTATTACAATTTATATATCAGGAAGATTTGAACATCGTTGGATAATAGCAGCTGGCATAACAGGAGTTTTAGCTGCTGCAATGTATTGTATGAATCTTTTTGACTTTTCTATGGTGACTAAGGTAGTTATTGCACTTATACTTACTATTCTACTATGTTGGAAATTAAAACTTAACTTTGCCCTTGGAGCTATTGTTGGGTTACTCCATGATGTTCTTATTACCGTAGGATTATTAACACTTATGGGAAAAGAATTTGATCTCAATGTTATTGCTGCACTACTTACACTTGTAGGTTATTCTTTAAATGATACAATTATTGTTTATGATAGAATACGTGAAAATCTCCAAGAACAAAAACAGAAAAACTATCTTCCCCTTTCAAATATTATTAACCTGAGTATCAATCAAACATTAGGGCGTACTATCATGACTTCTTTTACAACCTTTGTAACTGCTTTCAGTCTCTTCATACTAGGTGGTACTGTTATTCATGACTTTGCCTTAACAATGATTATTGGTATCATTATAGGAACATTTTCTTCCATTTTTGTGGCAAGCCCTATCCTTCTTATATTTGGAGATACACAGCAATATATTCAACATACTACTACTCCTATATATACACGCCCTGGAGAAAATGGTATTGTTTAA
- the secD gene encoding protein translocase subunit SecD, which yields MKSLPWRITISLFILILSIIYVLPSIPFIDNSIIGKYLPDTKINLGLDLKGGIHLTLGVDVNTAVSNALVLTGQDLRSTASKNGLTILKTKITPDGQLEFLLPRKEQENDLEELIVKSYPQLVLSKPTTIDGSLKYYAHFTQQAKISIENMALEQAIRTIRNRIDQFGVSEPDIRKQDNFRIQIQLPGLTDSTRAIHLIGQTAHLTFHIVRDDLQQNTPLPSGVRLFPQVIFYPDGTSREILIPLEREPVMTGENISDARPNFDDKNNKAYVALSFNSQGAKMFERITAENIKKRMAIVLDGKIYSAPTIQERISGGKASISGNFTMAEAQDLSIILRAGSLPAPVTILEERSVGPSLGEESIEKGMLAAIVGGFAVLIIMPLYYGLSGLLADVMLLFTMTLLLAGLAAFGATLTLPGIAGIVLTIGMSVDANVLIFERIREELKKGLMPLKAVIAGFDRASISIMDSNVTTIIAAAILYQFGTGPVRGFAVTLSLGIIASMFTAIFVSYTCFLLWLRKSKKKTLSV from the coding sequence ATGAAATCGCTTCCTTGGCGAATTACTATCTCGCTCTTTATTTTAATATTAAGCATAATATATGTTCTTCCAAGTATCCCATTTATTGATAACTCTATTATAGGTAAATACCTACCTGATACTAAAATAAACCTTGGTCTTGATCTTAAAGGAGGAATACACCTTACACTAGGTGTTGATGTTAATACTGCAGTGTCTAATGCTCTTGTATTAACAGGACAAGATCTTCGTAGTACTGCATCTAAAAATGGTCTTACTATCTTAAAGACAAAAATAACTCCTGATGGACAACTAGAATTTTTATTACCTAGAAAAGAACAAGAAAATGACCTAGAAGAATTAATAGTAAAAAGTTACCCTCAACTTGTTCTTTCAAAACCTACGACTATTGATGGTAGTTTAAAATATTATGCTCACTTCACACAACAGGCTAAAATTTCTATTGAAAACATGGCCCTTGAGCAAGCCATACGTACTATAAGAAACAGAATTGACCAATTTGGTGTTTCAGAACCTGATATAAGAAAACAAGACAACTTTCGTATTCAAATTCAACTACCTGGTTTAACAGACTCTACACGTGCTATACATCTTATAGGACAAACCGCCCACTTAACCTTTCATATTGTAAGGGATGACTTACAACAAAATACACCTCTTCCATCTGGAGTACGCTTATTTCCTCAAGTCATTTTCTACCCTGACGGAACTTCAAGAGAAATTCTTATCCCACTCGAACGTGAACCAGTTATGACAGGAGAAAACATTTCAGATGCACGCCCTAACTTTGATGATAAAAACAATAAAGCTTATGTAGCACTTTCATTTAATTCTCAAGGTGCTAAAATGTTTGAGCGTATTACAGCAGAAAATATAAAAAAGCGTATGGCTATTGTCTTAGATGGAAAAATATATAGTGCCCCAACTATTCAAGAACGTATATCTGGAGGAAAAGCAAGTATTTCTGGAAACTTTACTATGGCTGAAGCTCAAGATTTATCTATTATTCTACGAGCTGGCTCTCTCCCTGCACCTGTTACTATTCTTGAAGAAAGAAGTGTTGGACCTTCCCTCGGGGAAGAATCTATTGAAAAAGGGATGTTAGCAGCTATTGTAGGAGGATTTGCTGTTCTTATTATTATGCCGCTTTATTATGGTCTTTCTGGCTTACTTGCAGATGTTATGCTGCTTTTTACTATGACACTTTTATTAGCAGGATTAGCTGCTTTTGGAGCAACACTTACCCTACCAGGGATTGCTGGTATTGTACTTACAATAGGAATGTCAGTTGATGCAAATGTTCTTATTTTTGAACGTATCCGTGAAGAACTAAAAAAAGGACTAATGCCATTAAAGGCAGTTATAGCTGGATTTGATCGTGCTAGTATTTCTATCATGGATTCAAATGTAACTACAATTATTGCTGCAGCAATTTTATACCAATTTGGAACAGGCCCTGTAAGAGGTTTTGCAGTAACATTATCTTTAGGTATTATTGCTTCTATGTTTACAGCTATTTTTGTTTCTTATACTTGCTTTTTGTTATGGCTACGCAAAAGTAAGAAAAAAACATTAAGTGTTTAG